A part of Pararhizobium sp. A13 genomic DNA contains:
- a CDS encoding phage tail fiber protein — MATTILYPGLTGAQSDFAIPFEYLSVAHVHVTLEGAPVPFTFSSKYLIHVTTPPVGTLKIARITPASQTINDYTDGSILAGNDLDNSFYQNLFVNEELKDEVTVIHTELTDRLDDLQLDADSKAPLVHTHDASSVTTGQFPDARIASIDGSKITGIIDPARLPVIPGTTQELSSGDLTNLTAGQKANISRGAVVTTTDGKRWLYTGTGDKALEASYILLADTTPEWNAVANKPNFDTLYLGKTGGTLTGDATINKSGDAALRVQSSDANPLLELKRPTGTFEVKNNASNQMAVNWYDAAGVYQRTPFMVKNDGQVRVDGGDLMLTGLAGTVRSFKLASSGVSRFKIGLGSGPEGGGNAGSTFVIWRCDDAGNDIDTPFLIDRATGIPIMRGSEVTLKNAASSTAQQITRVVAESGTGSAILSLDPGNNGYNVRDFSIRASNNGGNQITASFYVSNAATPAKAFDILPSAVTNFTNRPTWNGVGLATQAEAAAGGGGAGVSSFAGRTGAVAATAGDYDSAKITHGGGTVNDTLTTLSNRTQLVFTPEQYGAVGDGTADDIGAFNSMMAAIPDNGPSLVLLSKRYYLSAQWQINKSGIRISGRGGMDYLSSRGTAIIFKNNAFDGIMVGTNVDGTMVYGIEMDHFQVVMQTCTDSTRFIAVVAGAAHVRMTRVRMLGSSNNSANQCNGLWFRDGQSLNLDQVYMVGVTAEYCFLQSAALQINNPGGDQRWIYGNRRPDVVVAYACRFAAEDGNTRTQAVRLGGTASASFGSSMFRDCTTVFCKNHYVAEKELGDTTQGLPSFFYVMGKGGEGASGDYIRLVHGYHFMMGSVYLGTADDSGSGGSGLVVEATFGGPVTANGNYIKSTAKHVVHLKGSQDITLTGNTFGRAGVGSSQVYSNVRIESGTKEVIISGNNLTNLVPGTAEPYSATRYGLDSASNDNIVINGNRCRGSLGDIRYPTGGTMAVSGNLGAVTTF, encoded by the coding sequence ATGGCGACAACCATCTTGTATCCCGGCCTCACCGGGGCACAGTCTGACTTTGCTATTCCTTTCGAATACCTGTCAGTCGCACACGTTCATGTAACTTTAGAGGGGGCTCCGGTCCCCTTTACTTTTTCCAGCAAGTACCTGATCCACGTCACGACCCCTCCGGTCGGCACCCTGAAGATCGCCCGTATCACTCCGGCCTCCCAGACGATCAACGATTACACTGACGGCTCGATCCTCGCTGGGAACGACCTCGACAATTCCTTCTACCAGAACCTCTTTGTCAACGAAGAACTCAAGGATGAGGTCACCGTGATCCACACGGAGCTGACCGACCGCCTGGATGATCTTCAGCTTGACGCCGACAGCAAGGCCCCTCTGGTCCACACCCACGACGCCTCCAGTGTCACAACGGGCCAGTTCCCGGATGCTCGGATCGCCTCCATCGACGGCTCGAAGATCACCGGCATCATCGATCCCGCACGTCTCCCGGTTATCCCAGGGACAACCCAGGAGCTTTCCTCGGGTGACCTTACGAACTTGACGGCCGGACAGAAGGCCAACATCAGCCGGGGCGCTGTCGTCACCACGACGGATGGCAAGCGTTGGCTGTACACCGGCACGGGCGACAAGGCCCTGGAGGCATCCTACATCCTCCTGGCGGACACGACCCCTGAGTGGAACGCCGTCGCCAACAAGCCGAACTTCGACACTCTGTATCTCGGGAAAACCGGTGGAACGCTTACCGGTGATGCCACGATTAACAAGTCTGGGGACGCGGCTCTCCGGGTGCAGTCGTCTGATGCAAACCCGCTCCTCGAACTGAAGCGTCCGACAGGGACCTTCGAGGTCAAGAACAACGCATCGAACCAAATGGCCGTCAACTGGTATGACGCCGCTGGCGTCTATCAGCGGACACCCTTCATGGTCAAGAACGACGGTCAGGTGCGAGTGGACGGTGGTGACCTTATGCTCACCGGCCTCGCTGGCACCGTGCGCTCCTTCAAGCTCGCGTCTTCGGGGGTATCACGCTTCAAGATCGGCCTGGGTAGCGGACCTGAGGGAGGGGGCAACGCCGGATCGACCTTCGTCATCTGGCGGTGCGATGACGCGGGTAATGACATCGACACCCCGTTCCTGATCGACCGAGCAACTGGCATCCCGATTATGCGTGGTTCCGAAGTCACCCTGAAGAACGCGGCATCCAGCACGGCACAGCAGATCACGCGCGTTGTTGCCGAGAGTGGCACGGGCTCGGCGATCCTCTCCCTCGACCCCGGCAACAACGGATACAACGTCCGCGACTTCTCGATCAGGGCCAGCAACAACGGCGGCAACCAGATCACTGCGTCTTTTTACGTCTCCAATGCGGCAACCCCTGCGAAGGCTTTTGACATCCTACCCAGCGCGGTGACCAACTTCACCAACCGTCCGACATGGAACGGTGTGGGCCTCGCGACCCAGGCTGAAGCCGCTGCCGGTGGAGGTGGTGCCGGTGTATCGTCCTTTGCTGGACGCACGGGCGCTGTTGCTGCTACCGCAGGGGACTACGACTCCGCCAAGATCACACATGGCGGCGGTACTGTTAACGACACCCTGACAACGCTGTCCAACAGGACGCAGCTCGTCTTCACGCCCGAGCAATACGGAGCTGTAGGCGACGGGACGGCAGATGACATCGGTGCCTTCAACAGCATGATGGCCGCGATCCCAGACAACGGACCTTCGCTGGTCCTCCTGTCCAAGCGCTACTACCTGTCTGCCCAGTGGCAGATCAACAAGAGTGGCATCCGCATTTCAGGCCGTGGAGGCATGGACTACCTGTCCAGCCGGGGCACTGCGATCATCTTCAAGAACAACGCCTTCGACGGTATCATGGTTGGTACGAACGTAGACGGGACGATGGTCTACGGAATCGAGATGGACCACTTCCAGGTGGTCATGCAGACCTGCACAGACAGCACACGCTTCATTGCGGTTGTCGCAGGTGCGGCGCATGTTCGGATGACGCGAGTGCGTATGCTTGGTTCGAGCAACAACTCGGCCAACCAGTGCAACGGTCTGTGGTTCCGCGACGGCCAGTCACTTAACCTCGATCAGGTCTACATGGTCGGCGTGACCGCTGAGTATTGCTTCTTGCAGTCGGCGGCTCTCCAGATCAACAACCCCGGTGGTGACCAGCGCTGGATTTACGGTAACCGTCGTCCTGACGTGGTCGTCGCCTACGCCTGTCGGTTCGCCGCAGAAGACGGCAACACGCGCACCCAGGCTGTCCGCCTTGGTGGTACTGCGTCGGCGTCGTTCGGTTCGTCTATGTTCCGAGACTGCACCACGGTGTTCTGTAAGAACCACTATGTTGCTGAGAAGGAACTTGGCGACACCACGCAGGGCCTCCCGTCGTTCTTCTACGTCATGGGCAAAGGTGGTGAAGGTGCCAGCGGTGATTACATCCGTTTGGTTCACGGCTACCACTTCATGATGGGCAGCGTCTATCTCGGCACGGCTGACGATAGCGGCTCCGGTGGCTCTGGCCTCGTGGTCGAGGCGACCTTCGGTGGCCCGGTCACGGCCAACGGCAACTACATCAAGTCCACGGCGAAGCATGTGGTTCACCTCAAGGGCTCCCAGGACATCACGCTCACCGGCAACACCTTCGGCCGAGCTGGCGTGGGTTCCTCGCAGGTGTACAGCAACGTCCGCATCGAGAGCGGGACGAAGGAAGTCATCATCAGCGGTAACAACCTGACGAACCTCGTACCGGGAACGGCAGAGCCTTACTCGGCAACCCGCTACGGTCTCGACAGCGCGTCGAACGACAACATCGTCATCAACGGCAACCGCTGCCGGGGTTCCCTCGGGGACATCCGGTATCCCACCGGGGGTACGATGGCGGTCAGCGGCAACCTCGGAGCTGTCACCACCTTCTAA
- a CDS encoding M10 family metallopeptidase C-terminal domain-containing protein, whose translation MGVVNVVSLVETLKAGAVIADLVPASGSEDVTFEIQIQYATVEYGGMAGPVDTPISTFGVVGNQIVLLADLDYAAYGALDFSLHVTVEQIDTGGVRTTIGGFDRSVVDVLDYTKGTAGNDALAGDRGMDKLVGGAGNDHLVGWGGNDILYGGTGYDVLNGGRDSDVFLFKSIKESTTATPDRIFGWTNGARDKVDLHTIDANTKVSGNQDFTWLATKGFTGHAGELRYEVKQGDAFIYADVNGDTKADFTLRIENTLKFYGDNFIL comes from the coding sequence GTGGGTGTAGTAAACGTCGTGAGCTTGGTTGAAACCTTGAAAGCCGGTGCGGTCATCGCTGACCTAGTCCCGGCTTCAGGATCGGAAGACGTTACGTTCGAAATCCAAATCCAGTATGCCACCGTGGAATATGGCGGTATGGCAGGGCCCGTCGATACCCCCATCAGCACCTTCGGCGTCGTGGGAAACCAAATCGTCTTACTGGCAGACCTGGACTACGCTGCATACGGGGCGCTGGACTTCTCCCTGCATGTGACAGTGGAGCAGATCGACACTGGTGGTGTGAGGACGACCATCGGGGGTTTTGACCGCTCCGTGGTGGATGTTCTTGACTACACCAAAGGAACCGCAGGTAACGACGCCTTAGCTGGCGACCGAGGCATGGATAAGCTCGTTGGCGGCGCAGGAAATGACCACCTCGTCGGCTGGGGCGGTAACGACATTCTTTATGGCGGTACGGGCTACGATGTCCTCAACGGCGGACGTGATAGTGATGTCTTCCTGTTCAAATCCATCAAGGAAAGCACCACAGCGACACCGGATCGAATTTTCGGTTGGACGAACGGTGCGCGGGACAAGGTTGACCTGCATACGATTGACGCCAACACGAAGGTCAGCGGCAATCAAGATTTCACATGGCTTGCGACCAAGGGGTTCACCGGTCATGCTGGGGAACTACGATATGAAGTCAAGCAGGGCGATGCGTTTATCTATGCGGACGTGAATGGCGACACGAAAGCCGACTTCACACTCCGCATAGAAAACACACTGAAGTTCTACGGAGATAACTTCATCCTGTAG
- the terL gene encoding phage terminase large subunit has product MTYKEALKSSTAGVEADPLRADFRKFMWLVWKYINLPNPTAAQYDIARFLQTGPNKICIEAFRGIGKSFVTSAFVLWVLYCNPQMKIMVVSASKNRADNFVTFTMQLIQLIPELHHLKPKPNQRSSRVEFDVGPAEPDQTPSVFAKGIDSQLTGGRADIIVSDDVEVWNNSQTVAARDMLIEKTREYSAILKPLAHARIIYLGTPQTEDSIYNKLAETFTKRIWPSQVPTKEERPGYGDDLAPMVEAMYEQGLYGQPVDPERFDLDELIDRRSEYGAAGYQLQFMLNTKLSDEEKYPLKLKNLVVMPVPPQKAPYDVHWLPNPDRHLKDLPLYGMAGDKYYAAAGHSAQWENYQHRVMAIDPSGRGKDETGYAVGFMLASNIWVPQAGGLQGGYDPETLDELVRIAKVHKVQTIVIESNFGDGMFGKLLEPVLLRAGVYAEIVEVRSNTMKEMRILDILEPVISQHRLIVDPSVIEDDHNTIQVYEGLVRSHKSLFHQMTHICRMKDALRHDDRVDALAMLVGHFVELMNQDARKTASTVHEEAMRAEIAKLHLSPLNKHFGTHRVTWGGKSGLI; this is encoded by the coding sequence TTGACCTACAAGGAAGCCCTGAAGTCCTCCACCGCTGGTGTCGAGGCCGATCCGCTACGTGCGGATTTCCGTAAGTTCATGTGGCTGGTCTGGAAGTACATCAACCTTCCGAACCCGACCGCCGCTCAATACGACATCGCCCGGTTCCTCCAGACCGGCCCCAACAAGATTTGCATCGAGGCTTTCCGAGGTATCGGGAAGTCCTTCGTCACCTCGGCCTTCGTCCTCTGGGTCCTCTACTGCAATCCTCAGATGAAGATCATGGTTGTCTCGGCCTCCAAGAACCGAGCCGACAACTTCGTCACGTTCACGATGCAGTTGATCCAGCTCATCCCTGAGCTGCACCACCTGAAGCCCAAGCCGAACCAGCGGTCCTCCCGCGTCGAGTTCGACGTTGGCCCAGCGGAGCCCGACCAGACACCCTCGGTGTTCGCCAAGGGCATCGACAGCCAGCTCACGGGTGGCCGTGCTGACATCATTGTCTCCGACGACGTTGAGGTCTGGAACAACTCCCAGACGGTCGCCGCTCGTGACATGCTGATCGAGAAGACCCGCGAATACTCCGCTATTCTGAAGCCGCTGGCTCACGCTCGCATCATCTACCTCGGCACCCCTCAGACCGAGGACAGCATCTACAACAAGCTGGCCGAGACCTTCACCAAGCGCATCTGGCCCTCCCAGGTTCCCACCAAGGAAGAAAGACCTGGCTATGGTGATGACCTCGCGCCGATGGTCGAGGCGATGTACGAGCAGGGCCTCTACGGGCAACCCGTGGACCCCGAGCGTTTCGACCTGGACGAACTGATCGACCGACGCTCCGAGTACGGGGCCGCTGGCTACCAGCTCCAGTTCATGCTCAACACCAAGCTCTCCGACGAGGAGAAGTATCCGCTCAAGCTGAAGAACCTCGTGGTCATGCCGGTGCCCCCTCAGAAGGCACCCTACGATGTCCACTGGCTCCCGAACCCCGACAGGCACCTCAAGGACCTCCCGCTCTACGGGATGGCCGGGGACAAATACTACGCCGCTGCTGGACACTCTGCCCAGTGGGAGAACTACCAGCACCGCGTCATGGCTATCGACCCCTCGGGCCGAGGCAAGGACGAAACCGGGTACGCTGTCGGCTTCATGCTGGCATCGAACATCTGGGTCCCCCAGGCCGGTGGCCTCCAGGGCGGCTACGATCCCGAGACCCTGGACGAACTCGTCAGGATCGCCAAGGTTCACAAGGTGCAGACCATCGTGATCGAAAGCAACTTCGGTGACGGCATGTTCGGTAAGCTCCTGGAACCGGTCCTCCTCAGGGCAGGGGTGTACGCTGAGATCGTGGAGGTTCGCTCCAACACGATGAAAGAGATGCGCATCCTGGACATCCTGGAGCCGGTCATCTCCCAGCACCGCCTCATAGTGGACCCCTCGGTGATCGAGGACGACCACAACACCATCCAGGTCTACGAGGGCCTCGTGCGGTCGCACAAGAGCTTGTTCCATCAGATGACCCATATCTGCCGGATGAAGGACGCCCTGCGTCACGATGACCGTGTGGACGCCCTGGCGATGCTCGTGGGACACTTCGTGGAACTCATGAACCAGGATGCTCGAAAGACAGCCTCAACGGTTCACGAGGAGGCCATGAGGGCAGAGATTGCCAAGCTGCATCTCAGTCCCCTTAACAAGCACTTCGGTACACATCGAGTAACTTGGGGAGGCAAGAGTGGCCTCATCTAA
- a CDS encoding M28 family peptidase: MAKLSQDEKTILAMFSYMRPSGTPTETMFIERFLTPLGFTRDPFQNLVLTVGDKPRILWSSHVDTVHGKEGIQTLAYDGEMLTLSKGAKLNSSCLGADDTAGIWLMTEMIKANVPGVYVIHHAEENGCVGSRDLARGNPEFFADIDAAIAFDRMGYDSVITHQMGMRTASDRFALSFSMMLDDALGDGSKSKYAADDGGAYTDTNEYSHLVPECTNISVGYHSQHTRNESQHVGHLIALRNLLVKADLSTLVIARDPAQVEYAGSRGFYRGGFFGHGNWDHDDPWDNPKNYTAFPDRRSTGSMEDLVRAYPDVAANILASYGMSRNTLMDEIADMYGDAALEAV; this comes from the coding sequence GTGGCAAAGCTGTCTCAGGACGAAAAAACCATCCTCGCCATGTTCTCCTACATGCGCCCCTCGGGGACACCTACGGAGACCATGTTCATCGAACGCTTTCTGACGCCCCTGGGGTTCACTCGTGATCCCTTCCAGAACCTCGTGCTGACCGTGGGCGACAAGCCACGCATCCTCTGGTCATCCCATGTGGACACCGTCCACGGCAAGGAAGGTATCCAAACGCTGGCCTATGACGGCGAGATGCTGACCCTCTCGAAGGGCGCGAAGCTCAACTCAAGCTGCCTGGGTGCCGACGATACGGCCGGTATCTGGCTCATGACGGAGATGATCAAGGCGAACGTCCCAGGCGTCTACGTGATCCACCATGCCGAGGAGAACGGGTGCGTCGGCTCCCGTGATCTCGCCAGGGGGAACCCCGAGTTCTTCGCGGACATCGACGCGGCCATTGCCTTCGACCGCATGGGCTATGACAGCGTGATCACCCACCAAATGGGTATGCGCACGGCGAGCGACCGGTTCGCCCTGAGCTTCAGTATGATGCTCGATGACGCCCTGGGCGACGGCAGCAAGTCCAAGTACGCGGCCGACGACGGCGGAGCCTATACCGATACCAACGAGTATTCGCACCTCGTGCCGGAATGCACCAACATCTCCGTTGGTTATCACAGCCAGCACACCCGCAATGAAAGCCAGCACGTCGGGCACCTGATCGCCCTGCGGAACCTCCTGGTCAAGGCGGACCTGTCAACGCTCGTGATCGCTCGTGATCCGGCCCAGGTGGAATACGCGGGGTCTCGGGGTTTTTACCGAGGAGGGTTTTTCGGTCACGGCAACTGGGACCACGACGACCCCTGGGATAACCCCAAGAACTACACGGCTTTCCCGGATCGACGTTCTACGGGGTCGATGGAGGACCTAGTCCGTGCGTATCCCGACGTGGCCGCGAATATCCTGGCGTCCTACGGGATGTCCCGGAACACGCTCATGGATGAGATCGCTGACATGTACGGGGATGCCGCCCTTGAAGCCGTCTAA
- a CDS encoding site-specific integrase, translating into MARKRGTKYQADVVIDGVRKRPSFATLAEAEAYENAVAKGLPEIGATTFKKFHETHFAFIWGDNGAPQATQYGLDALDQFIPASKPISEINSAFIISVVSEMKKTGVSNATINRRLSVLSKLLKHAEKMEITRKPPMDFLKEAEGRERVLSRAEEAKMFQYFDHMGLTLSGAVVRFLLYTGCRLGEVFSLERERVSEGRVTFHYTVTKTSKTRLVPLIGPAKDAWDTVRKMSALDKPFSLLPRDTFRDHWNRFRGHMGLLEDDQFVPHMLRHTCASRLVSKGIPLPQVMMWMGHRNIQTTMRYSHLAPKDLDGAAKALMEDA; encoded by the coding sequence ATGGCGCGGAAGCGCGGGACGAAATATCAAGCTGACGTTGTAATTGACGGTGTTCGGAAGCGACCGTCCTTCGCAACACTGGCCGAGGCGGAAGCCTATGAAAATGCAGTTGCCAAAGGTCTTCCCGAAATAGGGGCGACTACTTTCAAAAAGTTCCACGAGACCCACTTCGCCTTTATTTGGGGCGACAACGGGGCACCCCAAGCCACCCAGTACGGTCTCGACGCTCTCGATCAGTTCATCCCGGCATCCAAGCCTATCTCCGAGATCAACTCGGCGTTCATCATCTCGGTTGTCTCGGAGATGAAGAAGACGGGCGTGTCCAACGCGACGATCAATCGGCGGCTCTCGGTCCTCTCGAAGCTCCTCAAACACGCGGAGAAGATGGAGATCACCCGGAAGCCTCCGATGGATTTCCTGAAGGAAGCTGAGGGCAGGGAGCGCGTCCTATCCCGTGCCGAAGAAGCGAAGATGTTTCAATACTTCGACCATATGGGGCTAACCCTCTCGGGTGCCGTGGTGCGCTTCCTGCTCTACACGGGGTGCCGCCTGGGCGAGGTCTTCTCCCTTGAGCGGGAGCGTGTGAGCGAGGGCCGGGTGACCTTCCACTACACGGTGACGAAGACGAGCAAGACCCGTCTCGTGCCTTTGATCGGCCCGGCGAAGGACGCCTGGGACACCGTGCGGAAGATGTCGGCACTCGACAAGCCGTTCTCGTTGCTCCCCAGGGACACCTTCCGTGATCACTGGAACCGCTTCAGGGGACACATGGGCTTGCTGGAGGATGACCAGTTCGTGCCGCACATGCTGCGCCACACCTGCGCCTCCAGGCTCGTCTCCAAGGGCATCCCGTTGCCCCAGGTCATGATGTGGATGGGTCACCGGAACATTCAGACGACCATGCGGTACTCCCATCTGGCCCCAAAGGACCTCGATGGTGCCGCGAAGGCGCTGATGGAAGATGCATGA
- the tig gene encoding trigger factor has protein sequence MQVIETLAEGLKRELKVVIPAKDMEARMNERLEDAKGKVKINGFRPGKVPFAHLKKMYGKSIMAELVNELVREKPTEILSERGEKSATQPEIAMTENEAEADKILNAEVDFEFTLAYEVIPSIVLKDVSGIKVTREVVDIDEAEVTEQILKIAENARTYETKKGKAANGDRVTIDYLGKVDGVAFDGGKDEDAELVLGSNRFIPGFEEQLVGVKAGDEKTITVTFPAEYPAANLAGKEATFDITVKDVAAAAEVEINDDLATKLGLESADKLKEVVRGQIESQYGSMTRQKVKRQILDQLDELYQFDTPQRLVDAEFDNIWRQINTDLSQAGKTFADEDTTEEEARAEYRKLAERRVRLGLVLSEIGEKAGVQVTDEEMQRSLFEQLRQFPGQEKQIIDYFQKTPGAAASLRAPIFEEKVVDHLLSEVKVTDKTVSKEELMADDEDGASETKKAAPKKKAAAKADAAEGEEAAAPKKKAPAKKKAADDSAE, from the coding sequence ATGCAGGTTATCGAAACGCTCGCTGAAGGGCTGAAGCGCGAACTCAAGGTCGTTATCCCGGCCAAGGACATGGAAGCTCGTATGAACGAGCGTCTTGAAGATGCCAAGGGCAAGGTCAAGATCAACGGCTTCCGTCCGGGCAAGGTGCCTTTCGCACATCTGAAAAAGATGTACGGCAAGTCGATCATGGCTGAACTGGTCAACGAACTCGTTCGCGAAAAGCCGACCGAGATCCTGTCGGAGCGCGGCGAAAAGTCGGCGACCCAGCCGGAAATCGCGATGACCGAGAACGAGGCCGAAGCCGACAAGATCCTCAACGCAGAAGTCGACTTCGAGTTCACCCTCGCTTACGAAGTCATTCCTTCGATCGTCCTGAAGGACGTGAGCGGTATCAAGGTGACGCGCGAAGTCGTCGATATCGACGAGGCCGAGGTCACCGAGCAGATCCTCAAGATCGCAGAAAACGCCCGCACCTACGAAACCAAGAAGGGCAAGGCCGCAAACGGCGACCGCGTCACGATCGACTACCTCGGCAAGGTCGATGGCGTTGCCTTCGATGGCGGCAAGGACGAGGACGCTGAACTCGTTCTCGGCTCCAACCGCTTCATCCCGGGCTTCGAAGAGCAGCTCGTCGGCGTCAAGGCTGGCGACGAGAAGACCATCACCGTAACCTTCCCGGCTGAATATCCGGCTGCCAACCTTGCAGGCAAGGAAGCCACCTTCGACATCACCGTCAAGGATGTTGCCGCCGCTGCCGAGGTGGAAATCAACGACGATCTCGCCACCAAGCTCGGCCTCGAGTCGGCCGACAAGCTCAAGGAAGTCGTCCGCGGCCAGATCGAAAGCCAGTACGGCTCGATGACCCGCCAGAAGGTCAAGCGTCAGATCCTCGACCAGCTGGACGAACTCTACCAGTTCGACACCCCGCAGCGCCTCGTCGACGCAGAGTTCGACAACATCTGGCGCCAGATCAACACCGACCTCAGCCAGGCCGGCAAGACCTTCGCCGACGAAGACACGACGGAAGAAGAAGCCCGCGCCGAATACCGCAAGCTGGCTGAACGCCGCGTGCGCCTCGGCCTCGTTCTCTCTGAAATCGGCGAAAAGGCCGGCGTTCAGGTCACCGACGAGGAAATGCAACGCTCGCTGTTCGAACAGCTGCGCCAGTTCCCGGGCCAGGAAAAGCAGATCATCGACTACTTCCAGAAGACCCCGGGTGCCGCCGCTTCGCTGCGCGCGCCGATCTTCGAAGAAAAGGTTGTCGATCACCTGCTTTCCGAAGTGAAGGTCACCGATAAGACCGTCAGCAAGGAAGAGCTGATGGCCGACGACGAAGACGGCGCTTCCGAAACGAAGAAGGCCGCTCCGAAGAAGAAGGCCGCTGCCAAGGCTGACGCTGCCGAAGGCGAAGAAGCCGCTGCTCCGAAGAAGAAGGCCCCGGCCAAGAAGAAGGCCGCTGACGACAGCGCCGAATAA
- the sthA gene encoding Si-specific NAD(P)(+) transhydrogenase gives MNQYDLVVVGSGPAGRRAAIQAAKLGKKVLVVEQGKRVGGVSVHTGTIPSKTLRETALNLTGWRERGFYGRAYRVKQEISAEDLRRRLLITLDHEVEVLEHQFARNRVQHIRGKASFIDPQTLQIVKDDGEIIRVSGTSILLAVGTKPFRPDYIPFDGKTVLDSDELLEIEDLPRSLAVIGAGVIGIEYATIFSALDTHVTVIDPKATMLDFIDKEIVEDFTYQLRDRNMKLHLGQKAEKVERTPDGKCSITLDSGRVIVCEMVLFAAGRMGATDTLNLPAAGLEADSRGRLSVNPETFQTSVPNIYAAGDVVGFPSLASTSMEQGRIAARVAVGAIAKEPPKFFPYGIYAVPEISTCGLTEEEVKERGIPYECGIARFRETSRGHIMGLDSGLLKLIFSLKTRRLLGVHIVGEGATELVHIGQAVLNLKGTVEYFVENTFNYPTLAEAYKIAGLDAGNRMGELIAKG, from the coding sequence ATGAACCAGTACGATCTCGTGGTTGTCGGCAGCGGGCCTGCAGGGCGCAGGGCCGCCATTCAGGCAGCCAAACTGGGCAAGAAGGTTCTTGTCGTCGAACAGGGAAAGCGGGTCGGCGGCGTCTCCGTTCATACTGGCACCATTCCCTCCAAAACCCTTCGCGAAACAGCGCTCAACCTGACCGGTTGGCGCGAACGCGGTTTTTACGGGCGCGCCTATCGCGTCAAGCAGGAAATCAGCGCTGAAGACCTGCGCCGCCGCCTTTTGATCACGCTCGATCACGAGGTCGAGGTTCTTGAGCACCAGTTTGCCCGCAACCGCGTCCAGCATATTCGCGGCAAGGCGAGCTTCATCGACCCTCAAACGCTGCAGATCGTCAAGGACGACGGAGAAATCATTCGGGTCTCCGGAACGAGCATTCTTCTCGCCGTCGGCACAAAACCGTTCCGCCCGGACTACATACCATTCGATGGAAAGACGGTGCTCGACAGCGACGAATTGCTGGAAATTGAAGATCTGCCGCGTTCCCTGGCCGTAATCGGCGCCGGGGTCATCGGCATCGAATATGCGACGATCTTCAGCGCGCTGGACACACATGTCACCGTGATCGATCCGAAGGCGACGATGCTCGACTTTATCGACAAGGAAATCGTCGAGGATTTCACCTATCAGCTGCGTGACCGCAACATGAAGCTGCATCTGGGCCAGAAGGCGGAAAAGGTGGAGCGGACGCCGGACGGCAAGTGTTCAATCACGCTCGACAGCGGTCGTGTCATCGTCTGCGAGATGGTGCTGTTTGCCGCCGGTCGCATGGGCGCGACCGACACGCTGAACTTGCCCGCAGCCGGGCTCGAAGCCGATAGCCGCGGTCGGCTGAGCGTCAATCCCGAGACGTTCCAGACATCGGTTCCGAATATCTATGCGGCGGGCGACGTCGTCGGTTTTCCGAGCCTTGCTTCAACCTCGATGGAACAGGGGCGAATCGCTGCACGCGTCGCCGTCGGCGCGATCGCAAAGGAGCCGCCGAAATTTTTCCCCTACGGCATCTACGCCGTGCCGGAAATTTCCACTTGCGGCCTGACGGAAGAAGAGGTCAAGGAACGTGGCATCCCTTACGAATGCGGCATTGCCCGTTTCCGGGAGACCTCGCGCGGCCACATCATGGGGCTTGATTCCGGCCTGCTGAAGCTGATCTTCTCGCTGAAGACCCGCCGCCTGCTCGGTGTCCATATCGTCGGCGAAGGTGCGACGGAACTCGTCCATATCGGCCAGGCCGTACTCAACCTGAAGGGCACGGTCGAGTATTTCGTCGAAAACACCTTCAACTATCCGACACTGGCCGAAGCCTACAAGATCGCCGGCCTCGACGCCGGCAATCGGATGGGCGAACTCATCGCGAAGGGATAA